AAGCCAAAGTATATGTCTTTTGCACGGGCTGTTCTTACCGCCGCCGTTTAGAAAAAATTCTGACTGAACACAACATCACACAAGTGAAAGTCATGGAGATGGGATCTTTTGACGGCATCTTAGCTTGTGTCGGCGCGGGATTAGGGATCACTCTTTTGCCAAAGGCTTTTAGCGAAGAAAAAACTTGGAAAGCTCGTTGGTCGCACAATATCGCAGTCTACGGATTAAAAAAATCAGCGGCGATTGTGCCCACTTATTTTATCCGTCGTAAGGATACATTTCTTTCGCCCGCTTTGAAGTCGTTTATGGAGATTATTTCGTGAGATCCCAATTGATCTCAGAAATTCCCTTAGAGCGCAGATACGCATTGGCCTTGGAAAAAGGTTTTGTTCCGAAGAACCCGCGGTGAGCTGACAAAGGTGACGGATGAACAGCTTCGATCACAAAATGTTTTTTGCGATCTACAAACGAAGCTTTCTTTTGTGCGTAAGAGCCCCACAGGACAAAAACCAGATTCTCTTTTTGCTCGTTGAGAACATGGATGATTTTATCCGTGAATTCTTCCCATCCTTTGCCTTGATGGGCGGCTGCTTTACCATCTTCTACGGTCAAAACAGCATTCAAAAGCAAAACACCTTGTTCTGCCCACTTGGTTAATGAACCGCTTTTGGGAATTTGCGCGCCAACGTCGGCTTGTAATTCTTTAAAAATATTTTGCAAAGACGGAGGAAAACGAACTCCATCGCGCACAGAGAAACAAAGCCCATGAGCTTGCCCCGGACCGTGATAAGGATCTTGTCCCACAATCACGACTTTGACTTTATCAAAAGGCGTAAGATTCATCGCTGCGAAATATTCTTCGCCGCGAGGATAAATGGTTTTTCCCGCCTTGTATTCTTGCACAAGAAAGGCGCGCAACTTCTTCATGCGTTCGCTTTCGAACTCATTTTCAAGACGCTCTTTCCAAGATAAATCTAACTTTACTTCGGGTTTTGTTTCCATCTCATCCTGACACACGACATAGGTCCAGGGAACGGATTCTAATGCAATCCTATTCGTTTTCAAATTATTTTTTGCTTCTTCCCTAACTTGACCAGACAAATTTAGACCCCATTGTTACAATAAGACTAGAGGAAAAGGAGGCCGCCTATGACGACTCTTCTAAATCCCACCATACAACTTATTGAACAAAACCCGGAAGTTAAGTCTTTTATATACCAGCAGATCTCCGAGTTTGAACCCTTTGTTACCCCACAAACTGTCGTGGCTGTCGTGGCAAGAGACCCCAAGAAACTTGCGCTTCAGTATGAAACAGATGGCAAGGAGTTTACAAGGGAAGGTCTCAAAAAACTCTACCGCATAGCCATAGTCCTGAACGAAAGTGGGACGACTGTGGAAGCTGAGGGAGTCCACCAAGACATCTTCGAGGCCATCAAAGCAGCGAAAGATAATCTTCTGACGAAGCTTGTTGCAATTCAGGATTCTGTTATCAGCCAACAAGATCGGATCATTGAGATCAATCATTACTTGCAACATCCAGTTCTTCATTAAGATAATGGGTCTTCTTCCTGAAGGAGGCCCTCATGTTCAATCCAAATATGCCTTACCGCAGCGCCGGTCGCTGCGGACTTAAACTCAGCTCGTTTTCTTTAGGAGGTTGGACGACCTTCGGCGGTACTGTGAAGGACTTCACATCTGTGCGAAGCATTTTACGTCTGGCCTATGAAACAGGAATTAATTTCTTCGATATCGCCGACATTTACGCCAAAGGTGAATCCGAAAGAATCATGGGAGCCGCGCTCAAAGATTTTCCTCGTCACGAACTGGTTGTGTCGTCCAAAGTCTTTTGGCCCATGAGCGATGACATCAACGACAAAGGCCTTTCTCGCAAACATATTCTTGAATCCGTAAACAAAAGTCTTCAGCGCATTGGCACTGATTATTTAGATATTTATTTTTGCCACCGCTACGACCCTGAAACTCCTGTTGAAGAAACTGTGCGTATTATGGATGACCTCATTCATCATGGAAAAATTCTGTACTGGGGCACGAGTGAATGGACAGGAGAACAAATTCAAGAAGCGATGGACGTCTGTGAAAAGGGCGGCTACTACAAGCCGCAAATCGAACAACCTCAATACAGTCTTCTTGCTCGTGAAAAATTTGAAAAAGATGTTAGACCTAAAGCGAAGGAACACGGCATGGGCCTTGTGACATGGTCCCCGCTAGCTTCGGGAATGTTGACAGGAAAATATGACGAGGGAGTCAGCGAAGGGCGTCTTTCCCGCATTGATTGGTTGAAGGACACTTTTTATACCGACAAAAATGTACAAAGAGTGCGCGACATGAAAAAGATCGCCGATGCTTTAGAGTGCACGCGAGGACAATTGGCTTTGGCTTGGTTGGCGGCCCAAGAAAATCTGACAAGTGTGATTCTTGGAGCCACGAGCATTGAACAATTGCAGGAAAATCTCGGCG
This region of Bdellovibrio sp. BCCA genomic DNA includes:
- the ung gene encoding uracil-DNA glycosylase, with the translated sequence METKPEVKLDLSWKERLENEFESERMKKLRAFLVQEYKAGKTIYPRGEEYFAAMNLTPFDKVKVVIVGQDPYHGPGQAHGLCFSVRDGVRFPPSLQNIFKELQADVGAQIPKSGSLTKWAEQGVLLLNAVLTVEDGKAAAHQGKGWEEFTDKIIHVLNEQKENLVFVLWGSYAQKKASFVDRKKHFVIEAVHPSPLSAHRGFFGTKPFSKANAYLRSKGISEINWDLTK
- a CDS encoding aldo/keto reductase family protein, which encodes MFNPNMPYRSAGRCGLKLSSFSLGGWTTFGGTVKDFTSVRSILRLAYETGINFFDIADIYAKGESERIMGAALKDFPRHELVVSSKVFWPMSDDINDKGLSRKHILESVNKSLQRIGTDYLDIYFCHRYDPETPVEETVRIMDDLIHHGKILYWGTSEWTGEQIQEAMDVCEKGGYYKPQIEQPQYSLLAREKFEKDVRPKAKEHGMGLVTWSPLASGMLTGKYDEGVSEGRLSRIDWLKDTFYTDKNVQRVRDMKKIADALECTRGQLALAWLAAQENLTSVILGATSIEQLQENLGAIKVNITPEVDKELKKLFAY